From the Flavobacterium galactosidilyticum genome, one window contains:
- the ilvC gene encoding ketol-acid reductoisomerase, protein MANYFNSLPLRLQLEQLGVCEFMDQSEFVDGIKALEGKKIVIVGCGAQGLNQGLNMRDSGLDISYALRADAIAEKRPSFKNASDNGFKVGTYEELIPTADLVCNLTPDKQHTAVVTAIMPLMKKGSTLAYSHGFNIVEEGMQIRKDITVIMCAPKCPGSEVREEYKRGFGVPTLIAVHPENDPNREGLGQAKAYAVATGGHKAGVLKSSFVAEVKSDLMGEQTILCGLLQTGSILCFDKMVEKGIEPAYASKLIQYGWETITEALKHGGITNMMDRLSNPAKIKAFEMAEELKDIMRPLFQKHQDDIISGEFSRTMMIDWANDDVNLLKWRAATGETNFEKTAPTTTTISEQEYFDNGVLMIAMVKAGVELAFETMTEAGIIEESAYYESLHELPLIANTIARKKLFEMNRVISDTAEYGCYLFDHACKPLLTEFMKNVETNVIGKPYSTSNGVDNAVLIAVNKSIRQHPIEEVGEWLRESMTAMKKIG, encoded by the coding sequence ATGGCAAATTATTTCAATTCATTACCACTTAGATTACAATTAGAACAATTAGGCGTTTGCGAATTCATGGATCAATCAGAATTTGTGGATGGAATTAAAGCTTTAGAAGGGAAAAAAATTGTTATTGTAGGTTGTGGAGCTCAAGGTTTGAACCAAGGATTGAACATGAGAGATTCTGGTTTAGATATTTCTTATGCTTTGCGTGCTGATGCTATTGCAGAAAAAAGACCTTCATTCAAAAATGCTTCTGATAATGGTTTTAAAGTGGGAACATATGAAGAATTAATCCCAACAGCAGATTTAGTTTGCAACTTAACACCTGATAAACAGCACACTGCTGTGGTTACTGCAATCATGCCTTTAATGAAAAAAGGATCTACATTAGCTTATTCTCATGGTTTTAATATTGTAGAGGAAGGAATGCAAATTCGTAAAGATATTACGGTTATCATGTGTGCACCTAAATGCCCTGGATCTGAAGTAAGAGAGGAATATAAAAGAGGGTTTGGGGTTCCAACATTAATTGCCGTACACCCTGAAAATGATCCAAACCGTGAAGGTTTAGGCCAAGCTAAAGCGTATGCTGTAGCGACTGGCGGACATAAAGCAGGTGTTTTGAAATCATCTTTCGTTGCTGAAGTAAAATCAGATTTAATGGGAGAGCAAACTATTCTTTGTGGATTGTTGCAAACAGGTTCTATCTTATGTTTTGACAAAATGGTTGAAAAAGGAATCGAGCCAGCTTATGCTTCTAAATTGATTCAGTATGGATGGGAAACTATCACTGAAGCGTTGAAACATGGTGGTATTACAAATATGATGGATCGTCTTTCTAATCCTGCAAAAATTAAAGCATTTGAAATGGCAGAGGAATTGAAAGACATTATGCGTCCATTGTTCCAAAAACACCAAGATGATATCATTTCGGGAGAATTCTCTAGAACAATGATGATTGACTGGGCTAATGATGATGTGAATTTATTAAAATGGAGAGCTGCAACAGGTGAAACTAATTTCGAAAAAACAGCTCCAACAACAACTACTATTTCAGAACAAGAATATTTTGATAATGGTGTTTTAATGATTGCTATGGTTAAAGCTGGAGTTGAATTAGCTTTTGAAACAATGACTGAAGCAGGTATCATTGAAGAATCAGCATATTATGAGTCATTACATGAATTGCCTTTGATTGCTAATACTATAGCAAGAAAAAAATTATTCGAAATGAACCGTGTAATTTCAGATACGGCTGAATATGGTTGTTATTTATTTGACCATGCATGCAAACCGTTATTGACAGAATTCATGAAAAATGTAGAGACGAATGTAATTGGAAAACCGTATTCAACTTCAAATGGAGTAGATAATGCGGTACTAATTGCAGTGAACAAAAGTATTCGTCAGCATCCAATTGAAGAAGTTGGAGAATGGTTAAGAGAATCTATGACTGCTATGAAAAAAATTGGATAA
- the ilvN gene encoding acetolactate synthase small subunit, with protein MENKTFTISVYSENNVGLLNRISGIFLKRHINILSLNVSESEIENVSRFIIVVNTTEKWVQNIVGQIEKQIEVIKAFYHIDEETIFLENALFKIESNLLFDEREIQNIIKESHSEIVTVARDFFVISKSGQRDEIEELYEKLKPFGIMQFVRSGRISVSKQKMEISSLLETLK; from the coding sequence ATGGAAAATAAAACATTCACCATTTCTGTTTATTCAGAAAACAACGTTGGCTTATTAAACAGAATATCGGGGATATTCTTGAAACGTCATATCAATATTTTAAGTTTAAATGTATCCGAATCTGAGATAGAAAATGTTTCTAGATTCATTATTGTAGTCAATACAACAGAAAAATGGGTGCAAAATATAGTAGGACAAATAGAAAAGCAAATCGAAGTCATCAAAGCTTTCTATCATATTGACGAGGAAACTATTTTCTTAGAAAATGCTTTGTTTAAAATTGAATCTAACTTATTATTTGATGAGAGAGAAATTCAAAATATAATTAAAGAAAGTCATTCTGAAATTGTAACCGTAGCAAGAGACTTTTTTGTGATTTCAAAATCGGGACAACGTGATGAAATTGAAGAATTATACGAAAAATTAAAACCTTTTGGAATCATGCAATTTGTGCGATCTGGAAGAATATCGGTTTCCAAACAAAAAATGGAAATTTCAAGTTTATTAGAAACATTAAAGTAA